A window of the Arachis duranensis cultivar V14167 chromosome 5, aradu.V14167.gnm2.J7QH, whole genome shotgun sequence genome harbors these coding sequences:
- the LOC107490308 gene encoding protein unc-13 homolog isoform X2: MESVVLPLELIQQFKCSDFPSQQDYEAWLRRNLKVLEAGLLLYPHFPLDKADTSSQSLRRIIREAFEKPMDLGKTGESMQNFRNVVLSLAFRSFDGSVPETCHWADGFPLNLWIYQTLLGSCFDIHEEISVIEEVDEVLELIKKTWVMLGINEMLHNICFSWVLFHRYVATGQLENDLLFASSNLLAEVENDAKTVKGPFYSKVVSNVVSLMLNWAEKRLLAYHDTFHDGNIEPMESIVSIAVLSAKILSEYNRKKRDHDVAYTRVENYIRSSLRAAFAQKLDKLDPSKHSSRKQNRAFPTLSILAQHVTELAYNEKAMFSPNLKRWHPLAAGVAVATLHVCYGDELKKYVKSITELTPDAIEVLMAADKLEKDLVQIAVADSVDSEDGGKSVIREMQPYEAEAVIANLVKSWIKIRVERLGEWVNRNLQHEVWNPQANKEGLAPSAVEVLRVVDDTLEAFFLLPISMHAVLVPELMSGLDKSLQQYILKAKAGCGDRNTFAPTLPPLTRCSTGSKFHGVFRKKEKLQSAQRRKAQVGATRDNSFDTPQLCVRINTMQRVRLELVVLEKRILANLSSSKSSNNDDIYGVNLKFKLSAAAAVEGIHQICEFMAYKIVFHDLGHVLWDGLYVGEVSYSRIEPFLHELEQYLEIISSTVHDKVRTRVIVDIMQASFDGFLLVLLAGGPPRAFSLQDSAIIEEDFKYLTGLFWSNGDGLPVELIEKHSATVQAILPLFHADTEHIIQQFIQLTMEMYGSSVKSRLPMPPTPDQWSPGDPNTLLRVLCHRNDEVAAKFLKKNYNLSKKV, from the exons ATGGAATCAGTGGTTCTTCCACTAGAACTAATTCAACAGTTCAAGTGTTCAGATTTTCCGAGTCAACAAGATTATGAGGCTTGGCTGAGGAGAAATTTGAAGGTTCTTGAAGCAGGACTCCTCTTGTATCCTCACTTTCCATTAGATAAGGCAGACACTTCTTCGCAGAGCCTTCGCCGTATAATCCGTGAAGCATTTGAGAAACCCATGGATCTTGGAAAGACAGGTGAATCAATGCAAAACTTCCGGAATGTTGTTCTATCTCTTGCGTTTAGATCATTTGATGGATCTGTTCCAGAGACATGCCATTGGGCTGACGGATTTCCGCTGAACCTCTGGATCTATCAAACTCTTTTAGGATCTTGTTTTGATATACATGAAGAAATTTCTGTGATAGAAGAGGTTGATGAGGTCTTAGAGCTCATTAAGAAGACCTGGGTTATGCTTGGAATTAACGAGATGCTGCATAATATTTGTTTCTCATGGGTCTTATTTCATCGGTATGTTGCCACTGGTCAACTGGAAAATGATCTGCTTTTTGCATCCAGTAACCTGTTAGCGGAAGTTGAAAATGATGCTAAGACTGTGAAAGGTCCTTTTTATTCGAAGGTTGTGAGCAATGTAGTGAGTTTGATGTTAAATTGGGCAGAGAAAAGGCTCCTTGCATACCATGATACTTTCCATGATGGTAATATTGAACCAATGGAAAGCATTGTTTCTATTGCTGTATTGTCTGCAAAGATATTGTCAGAGTATAATCGGAAGAAGAGGGATCATGATGTAGCCTATACCAGAGTTGAAAATTATATAAGATCATCTTTGCGGGCTGCTTTCGCTCAG AAATTAGATAAACTGGATCCCAGCAAGCATTCATCGAGAAAACAGAATAGAGCTTTTCCCACTCTTTCTATCCTCGCCCAGCATGTTACTGAACTGGCTTATAATGAGAAAGCAATGTTCAGTCCGAATCTAAAGAGATGGCATCCTCTTGCTGCTGGTGTTGCCGTTGCTACCCTTCATGTATGTTATGGAGATGAACTGAAGAAATATGTAAAGAGTATTACTGAGCTGACACCTGATGCTATAGAAGTGTTAATGGCCGCTGACAAATTGGAGAAAGATCTGGTGCAGATTGCGGTGGCAGATTCTGTTGACAGTGAAGATGGTGGAAAATCCGTTATTAGGGAGATGCAACCTTATGAGGCTGAGGCTGTAATTGCTAATTTGGTTAAGTCATGGATAAAGATTAGAGTAGAAAGACTAGGGGAATGGGTCAACAGAAATCTGCAACATGAG GTATGGAATCCACAGGCAAACAAAGAGGGGTTGGCTCCTTCAGCTGTTGAAGTCCTACGGGTTGTAGATGACACTCTTGAAGCTTTCTTTCTGTTGCCTATATCCATGCATGCAGTTTTGGTTCCTGAATTGATGTCTGGTCTTGACAAATCACTCCAGCAATACATTTTGAAAGCCAAAGCTGGCTGTG GGGACCGTAATACTTTCGCCCCAACTTTGCCTCCTTTGACGAGGTGTTCAACTGGATCAAAGTTTCACGGTGTGTTCCGGAAAAAAGAGAAGTTACAATCAGCTCAGAGGAGAAAAGCTCAAGTTGGAGCCACAAGAGATAACTCATTTGATACACCCCAGTTGTGTGTTCGCATCAATACTATGCAGCGCGTTCGCCTGGAGTTGGTAGTTTTGGAAAAGAGGATACTTGCCAATCTTAGTAGTTCTAAATCTTCTAACAATGATGATATTTATGGGGTGAACTTGAAGTTCAAGCTTTCAGCAGCTGCTGCTGTAGAAGGTATCCATCAAATCTGTGAGTTTATGGCATACAAAATTGTTTTCCATGATCTAGGTCATGTTCTATGGGATGGCCTATATGTCGGAGAAGTTTCATACTCCAGGATTGAACCTTTCCTTCATGAGCTTGAGCAATACTTGGAGATCATATCATCAACAGTGCACGACAAAGTTAGAACGCGCGTAATTGTTGACATAATGCAAGCTTCTTTTGATGGGTTCTTGTTGGTTTTGTTGGCCGGAGGGCCACCACGGGCTTTCTCTCTGCAAGATTCTGCCATAATAGAGGAAGATTTCAAGTATTTGACTGGGTTATTCTGGTCCAATGGTGATGGATTGCCTGTTGAATTGATAGAAAAACATTCTGCTACTGTGCAAGCCATACTTCCCTTGTTCCATGCGGATACTGAACACATAATTCAGCAATTCATTCAGCTCACCATGGAAATGTATGGTTCTTCTGTCAAATCCCGGCTCCCGATGCCTCCAACACCAGATCAATGGAGCCCGGGAGATCCAAACACCCTTTTGCGAGTTCTTTGCCATAGGAATGATGAGGTAGCCGCCAAGTTCCTCAAGAAAAATTACAACTTGTCTAAGAAAGTCTAA